The following nucleotide sequence is from bacterium.
GCCTTCCGGGACCGCGCTCCGCGCCTCCACCACATCGAGGGCGCCGGCGACGTGTTCCTCATCGACGGCATGAAGACGCCGGTGCCGATGGGCATCGTCGCCGCCGCCGGCAAGCCCGCGGAGGAGATCCGCATCATGGGCACGCGCTTCGAGGACCTCCACCGCGGCGGCTGGGATCCGGCGGCGCGGCTCGGCGACCAGGACCGCGACGGCGTGGCCGCCGAGGTGATCTACCCGACCGTCGGCATGGTCCTCTGCAACCATCCCGACGCCGACTACAAGAAGGCCTGCTTCGACGCCTACAACCTGTGGCTGGCGGAGTACTGCGCGCACGCCCCGGCGCGGCTCCTCGGCGTCGGTCAGACGGCGGTGCGCACGCCCGCCGAGGGCATCCGCGACCTGGAGCGCATCGCGGCGCTCGGGCTGCGCGGCGTGATGATGCCCGGCAACCCCGTCGTCGACGACTACGACTCGCCCGCCTACGACGAGCTCTGGGAGGCGGCGATCGCGATCGGGCTGCCGCTCTCGTTCCACATCCTGACGACGCGCGAGACGAGCCCGATCCGCGGCCCGAAGATGAACGCGTTTCTGGCCGTGATCCGCGGCTGCCAGGACATCATGGGCACGCTCGTCCTGGGCGGCGTCTTCGAGCGGCATCCGAAGCTCCGCGTCGCCTGCGTCGAGGCCGACGCGGGCTGGGTTCCGCACTACATGTACCGGATGGACCACGCCTGGAAGCGGCACCGGAACTGGCTGCCCGCGGGGCAGACGCTCTCGAAGCTGCCCTCGGAGTACTTCGCCGCCGGCGTCTACACCACGTTCCAGGACGACTGGGTCGCGTTCCGCAGCGTCGACATGCTCGACTGGCGCCGGCTCATGTGGGCCAACGACTTTCCGCACAGCGACTCGACGTGGCCCTGGTCGCAGCAGATGCTCGCGGAGCACGCGGCGCCGCTGACGCCCGCGCAGCGGCGGGCGATCCTCTGCGACAACGTCGCGGAGCTGTACCGCATCGACGTGACGGCGCTCGGACCGGCGTCCTGAGCATGCCGTCGCGCGAAGGAGCCGGCGACACGGACCGGCCGTACCGCGGGGGGAGCGCCACGACCGGCCCGTGTCGACGGGACCGCCGTCGGAACGACGGCGACGTGCCGATTGCAGGCGGCGTGCCACGTGATCGGCCGCGATGCGCGGTCGCAGCGCGTCACCGATGCACACGCGGGAGGCGCCTTGCTGCCGTCGCGCCGATCAGCGGGGCGCCGATCGGTCGGCGCCGGCCTCGCGATGCGCGATCAGGTCGAGCAGCCCGTCGGCTTCCCACGCGCGATGCGTGCCCGCTCGGGGAGCATCCCGCCTTCGTCGCCCGTGATGCGCGCCGGCGCTAAAGGATACGGTCGCACACCGCCATGCCCACTCCCGCCCCGCGGCGCCTGCCGCCCGCTCACGACGCGTTCGCGATCGCCGTCGCGCTCGGGCTCGGCTGGGCCTTCGCCCTGTGGGCGTGGGACCGGATCGTGCTGCCGTTCGCGAATCCGCTCGGCATCGTCGGGCCGCTGACGCTGCGCGAGTTCAATCCGCTCAGCAACCTCGCGCGCTATCTCGTCTTCGTCCTCACGCCGGCGCTCCTCTACGCGACCCTCGCGGCGTTCGCCGGGCGGCGCGCCGCCCCGGCGGCGGCGGACGACGCGCCGGCGCGGCGCGCGGGCTCGGTCGCGCTCGCCGCCGCCGGATTCGCCCTCGTCGCCGCGGTGGCGAGCGGACTCGCCGTGCTGTCCCGTCCCTTCGCGGTGCAGCCCCTCGACTTCTTCCACACCGGCGAATGGCTGACCCCAGGCTGGAATTTCGCCGAGGGACGCGGCCTGTGGACGGGCTCGCTCTTCATCCACGGCGCGTTCTTCGACGCCGTCGGCACCACGCTCGCCTGGGACCTCTTCGGCGCGCGCACGATCGGCGCCGTGCAGGCGTTCAACGAGGGCTTGTCGCTCCTGATCGCCCCGAGCCTGGGCGTCGTCTTCGTGGCCCTCGCGCTGTGCGCGAGCCCGGGCCGGGGCAGCCCCGCCGCCTGGATATCCGCGGTGGTCCTCGTGCTGGTGGTGGCCGACGTCACCACCGTAAACACGCTCCAGACGCTCAACCGTCGCGACGTGCCGCTGCTCGTCGGCGTGGCGGCGTTCCTCTTCGGCATCCGTCTGCGCCGGCCGTCGGGCGTCTTCGTCGCCGGCACGTGCTCGGCGCTGGCGTTCTTCTATGCCATCGACCGCGGCGCCTACTTCACCGTCGCGACCGGGGCGACGGCGGTGCTCCTCTGGCTGCGCGAGCCGCGCGCCCTCGCACGCACGATGCTGTGGGGCCTTGCGGGCCTGGTGCTCGGCTGGACCGTGTTCGCCGTCGCCGTCGGCCCGGCCGAGTTCCGCAGCTTCGTGGAGACGACCCGCTTCTTCATGGCGACGAAGGATCTCCTCGACAGCTACGTCTACCCGAAGCCCGTGCTGCTGCCGCCGAGCCTGCACGCGACGGCGCCCATGTGCATCGCCGTCCAGCTGCTGCTCGCGGCGCGCCTGCTGTGGCGCGGCGGCCCGCGCGAGACGGTGGCCGCACAGGTCCTCGTGGCGCTACTGGCGTTCGTCTACTTCCGCTCCGGCCTCGGCCGCTCCGACCCAGGCCACGTGCGCTACGCGAGCTTCTTCGCCGTCGTCGGCCTCGCCTACGCGCTCTGCAACCTCGCCGGCGAGGCGGTCGCGCGGCGGCCGGTGCTCGCGCGCAGCCTCGCGGGTGCCTTCGCGGCCGCGGCGCTCGCCGCCGGTCTGATGCTCTGGGTGCCCCGGGTCGACCTCGGCCGCGTCGTGACCGCCCCGGCACGGCTGCGGCAGCTCGCCGCCGCCCCGGACGACGCCTGGCTCACGCCGCTCGAGCGCCGCGTGCGCGATCGCCTCCGCGCCCTCACCGCCGACGACCCCTGCTTCTTCACGTTCACCAGCGAGGGCGCCTGGCCGTACCTCGTGAAGAAGCCGACCTGCGGGCGCTACTTCATCGTCTGGTTCGTGTCGGCGGCGCCGTTCCAGGCCGCCCTCCAGCACGATCTCGAGACCTGGCGCCCGTCGCACGTCCTGCTGCGCTCGCCCGGCTGGCCCAACGCCATCGACGGCATCCCCAACGCCGCGCGGGTCCCGGCTCTGTACGCCGCGGTGACGAGCACGTATCACCCCGTCGAGGACATCGAGGGCTTCGTGATCGGCCGCCGCGCCGACGCGCCGCAGCCCGACGGAGGATGACGCGGATGGATCGCGACGTGGTGGTGATCGGCGCGGGGCCGGCGGGCCTCACGGCGGCGTATCTCCTCGCCAAGGCGAGCCGGCGCGTGACCGTGCTCGAGGCCGACCCCGTCCACGTCGGCGGCATCGCCCGCACCGTCGAGCACCAGGGCTTTCGCTTCGACGTCGGCCCGCACCGCTTCTTCTCGAAGGCGGCCGAGGTCGAGGCGCTGTGGGACGAGCTGCTGCCGGGCGAGATGCTCTCGATCGACCGCCGCACCCGCATCCACTACCGCGGCCGCTACTTCAGCTACCCGCTCGACGCCACCGAGGCCCTGCGCCGCATGGGCGTGCGCGAGTCGGCGCTGGCCGGGCTG
It contains:
- a CDS encoding amidohydrolase produces the protein MTDHPIISADSHVTEPPGTYRDRIDPAFRDRAPRLHHIEGAGDVFLIDGMKTPVPMGIVAAAGKPAEEIRIMGTRFEDLHRGGWDPAARLGDQDRDGVAAEVIYPTVGMVLCNHPDADYKKACFDAYNLWLAEYCAHAPARLLGVGQTAVRTPAEGIRDLERIAALGLRGVMMPGNPVVDDYDSPAYDELWEAAIAIGLPLSFHILTTRETSPIRGPKMNAFLAVIRGCQDIMGTLVLGGVFERHPKLRVACVEADAGWVPHYMYRMDHAWKRHRNWLPAGQTLSKLPSEYFAAGVYTTFQDDWVAFRSVDMLDWRRLMWANDFPHSDSTWPWSQQMLAEHAAPLTPAQRRAILCDNVAELYRIDVTALGPAS